Proteins encoded together in one Camelina sativa cultivar DH55 chromosome 9, Cs, whole genome shotgun sequence window:
- the LOC104715067 gene encoding uncharacterized protein At3g43530-like codes for MEHEEDNDASESEETEAMKPLGMHFEPSQYNKKIKLSTRCHIFETLKTLDKLEHPLTSSERDWFENHPQFKHIFHMPREPNHKLMGMWMLLLRTAKIEKKKEAWFVVNGVPIRYGLREHALMSGLDCRCYPLDYKEAGGTVFRRKYFLRKKKITLEDVRRHLLVMQPDRTRDRLKMAVLYFLGSIIAGYTKDSGRDAMGIDDFVVSAVNDLGFCVSFPWGRLSFENMLEEISHTMSHFNGVVVKENALWPVPGFCIPLEFLLFEAVPILANTYVDQIPEADASCPRMCRRKFKRTGQKGFPLKNIGDTLGTTTVSYPSNCHY; via the exons ATGGAGCACGAGGAGGACAACGATGCAAGT GAATCGGAGGAAACAGAAGCGATGAAACCTTTAGGAATGCACTTCGAGCCTAGCcagtacaacaagaaaatcaagctatCGACTAGGtgtcatatttttgaaactttgaaaacgCTGGATAAATTAGAGCATCCACTAACTAGTTCTGAGAGGGATTGGTTTGAGAATCATCCACAATTCAAGCACATTTTTCACATGCCAAGGGAACCAAACCACAAGCTTATGGGAATGTGGATGCTCTTACTTCGAACggctaaaatcgaaaaaaagaaggaagcatgGTTTGTTGTGAATGGTGTTCCAATCCGGTATGGTCTGAGAGAACATGCTTTGATGTCTGGATTAGATTGTCGGTGCTATCCACTTGATTACAAGGAAGCCGGCGGTACCGTGTTTcgaaggaaatattttttacgaaaaaaaaagattacacttGAAGATGTGAGGAGACACCTATTGGTAATGCAACCAGATCGTACTCGTGATAGGTTGAAGATGGCGGTTCTCTACTTTTTAGGAAGCATCATTGCAGGCTATACAAAAGACTCGGGGAGAGATGCAATGGGTATCGATGATTTTGTTGTAAGCGCAGTGAATGATCTaggtttttgtgtgtcttttccTTGGGGGAGATTATCATTCGAGAACATGCTAGAAGAGATTTCCCATACAATGAGTCATTTTAATGGGGTCGTGGTTAAAGAGAATGCGTTATGGCCTGTTCCAGGTTTCTGTATTCCATTGGAG tttttactatttgaggCAGTTCCAATTTTGGCGAACACTTACGTTGACCAAATTCCTGAGGCGGATGCAAGTTGTCCTAGGATGTGCAGGAGGAAATTTAAGAGGACCGGTCAGAAAGGTTTTCCTCTAAAGAATATTGGTGATACACTTGGTACAACAACGGTTAGTTATCCTAGCAATTGCCATTATTAA
- the LOC109126612 gene encoding uncharacterized protein LOC109126612: MEEAEEEDTHDVVVANWMWRLRRGLPVLLEEMYTADVATRSGQNDANEEIVANEQPREDTIELVDLLRTMKQDMKTQFDNISAKIDGLEKRIEPLEVYVKEQEKPKAPVADEQPSTSQEGGRGTKRKRSKK, from the exons atggaagaagctgaggaagaggatacCCATGATGTCGTTGTTGCCAATTGGATGTGGCGCCTTCGTAGAGGACTACCTGTACTTTTGGAGGAGATGTACACAGCCGATGTGGCTACTCGTTCAGGACAAAACGATGCGAATGAGGAAATAGTCGCCAATGAACAACCGAGAGAAGATACTATTGAGTTGGTGGATCTTCTAAGGACCATGAAGCAGGATATGAAAACCCAGTTCGATAACATTTCGGCGAAGATTGATGGGCTTGAAAAAAGGATCGAACCGTTGGAAGTATATGTGAAAGAGCAAGAGAAACCAAAG GCGCCTGTAGCTGATGAGCAACCGAGTACTTCGCAAGAAGGAGGGAGAGGGACGAAGAGGAAAAGGTCTAAgaagtag
- the LOC104710635 gene encoding uncharacterized protein LOC104710635 — MEQFEADPYYADQKKARKLQAWREAIADGDFGMPRICPCGKRIVNEISPTETEKKRWFTCVKYKDDGLHRRKNWADAIEEETQTLRKDVDNHWERLKEFEPHHTKIYNLQMELKEKSDEIAKLKEELALLTTRVDLLDRLCFD; from the exons ATGGAACAATTTGAGGCCGACCCATACTATGCTGATCAGAAGAAGGCGAGGAAGTTACAAGCATGGCGAGAAGCCATAGCCGATGGTGATTTTGGCATGCCTCGAATTTGCCCATGTGGCAAACGAATCGTCAATGAGATCTCtccaacagaaacagagaaaaagagatggtttacTTGCGTTAAGTATAAG GATGATGGATTGCACAGGCGGAAAAATTGGGCTgatgcaattgaagaagaaacccaaacCTTAAGGAAAGATGTTGATAACCAttgggagagattgaaggaatTTGAACCCCATCATACTAAGATCTATAATTTGCAGATGGAGCTTAAGGAGAAGAGTGACGAGATTGCCAAACTAAAGGAGGAGTTGGCGTTGCTTACCACTCGAGTCGATCTCCTGGATAGGTTGTGTTTCGATTGA